From Candidatus Syntrophoarchaeum caldarius, the proteins below share one genomic window:
- a CDS encoding acetyl CoA synthetase subunit alpha, whose amino-acid sequence MSALQLKELNKIFNPGSIAVIGASNKKGSVGYTLFNNLIGAGYEGVVYPVNKSAPSVQGIHSYRSVDQIPRKIDLALIAVPAKTVPEVMRECGESGIRGAIIISAGFKEIGAKGKELEDEVLDIARDYDIRFIGPNCLGIIRPKIHLNASFAPLMPDDGKIAFISQSGALCAAVLDWCHHRGIGFSSFVSVGSMADITFGDLIDYFGMDPDTGAIILYIEALKNVRGFMSAARHFAKTKPIIVVKSGRCERSAAVATSHTGAMAGDDDLYDAAFKRAGIVRVTRIEELFDCAEALDSQTRPTGNHLAIVTNAGGPGVMAADELLSQGGELAELSNKTIEALNACLPPYWSHGNPVDILGDATPERYRDATSITLRDPNVDGVLLLLTPVSMSDSELTARYIVDLNRDISPGDVFKPLLASWMGEALVEKGRKILESGGVPSFETPESAVTTYLHMYQYTKNIASLYEMPEDILTGFHPAKDEVKSIFRTLAKDGRELLTVYESMKVLAAYDIPTVKTMLAHDPEEAIKIADEIGYPVAMKIVSPQITHKTDIGCVKLNIQTQEGVRTAFEEINRNAGEHNPDATIHGVAIQSMVTGTGYEVIIGSKRDKLFGPAILFGAGGTMVEYIRDQTIGFPPLNQALAHRMIEDTRISKILKNGFRGSPPANIRLIEEALVKISFMLIDFPEIEEMDINPIHVNDTSLLALDARILINPGKVNISVPPGSDLIISRCPTKYNQEWTSPAGDKIFFRAIRPEDEPLWLEMVRSFSDETIRQRFFAPLSEIDHHMVVRYCHIDYDREIAIAAFVEGEEGYRMVGVGRVVILSDENTGEFGMAIRDEYQERGIGNKLVDIMIEIARDFRLRTIIGDVLADNHRMLKIAEDKGFKIKRHEDPSLRRVVLNL is encoded by the coding sequence TCCAGGTAGTATTGCCGTGATCGGTGCAAGCAATAAGAAGGGGTCTGTTGGGTACACACTCTTCAATAACTTAATCGGCGCAGGATATGAGGGGGTTGTCTATCCCGTAAACAAAAGTGCTCCAAGTGTGCAGGGTATCCACAGCTACAGGAGTGTTGATCAAATTCCGAGAAAGATCGATCTCGCACTAATTGCCGTTCCAGCAAAGACCGTTCCTGAGGTTATGCGCGAGTGTGGTGAATCAGGTATTAGAGGGGCGATCATTATCTCTGCGGGTTTTAAAGAGATCGGAGCAAAGGGTAAAGAACTCGAAGATGAAGTCCTTGATATTGCCAGAGATTATGACATCAGGTTCATAGGTCCAAACTGTCTCGGCATCATACGACCAAAGATTCATCTCAATGCGAGCTTCGCCCCACTCATGCCGGATGATGGAAAAATTGCGTTCATATCTCAGAGCGGAGCATTATGTGCCGCGGTTCTCGACTGGTGTCATCATCGTGGGATCGGGTTCAGCTCATTTGTATCGGTCGGTTCGATGGCAGACATCACATTTGGAGATCTCATCGATTATTTTGGTATGGATCCAGATACAGGCGCCATCATACTCTATATCGAAGCCCTGAAAAATGTGCGGGGCTTCATGAGTGCTGCCAGACACTTTGCAAAGACCAAGCCAATAATTGTTGTAAAATCAGGAAGGTGTGAGCGCTCTGCAGCGGTTGCCACATCACATACAGGGGCGATGGCAGGAGATGATGATCTCTATGATGCTGCATTCAAACGTGCGGGCATCGTTCGTGTCACCAGGATCGAAGAGCTCTTTGACTGTGCCGAAGCTCTCGATTCCCAGACCAGACCCACGGGTAATCACCTCGCCATCGTGACAAATGCGGGTGGCCCTGGAGTTATGGCTGCAGACGAGTTACTCTCACAGGGTGGTGAGCTTGCAGAGCTTTCAAATAAGACGATTGAGGCTTTAAATGCCTGTCTTCCTCCATACTGGAGTCATGGGAACCCTGTTGATATCCTGGGTGATGCGACCCCAGAACGGTACCGTGATGCAACGTCGATCACACTCAGAGATCCGAATGTGGATGGCGTTCTTCTGCTCCTGACCCCTGTCTCGATGTCCGATTCAGAGCTTACAGCGAGGTATATCGTGGATTTAAACCGTGATATCTCTCCTGGCGATGTCTTTAAACCTCTGCTTGCCTCATGGATGGGTGAGGCGCTGGTTGAGAAGGGGCGAAAGATACTGGAGTCTGGGGGTGTCCCGAGTTTTGAGACACCTGAAAGTGCGGTTACCACATACCTCCACATGTACCAGTACACAAAGAACATCGCCTCCCTCTATGAGATGCCAGAGGACATTCTGACCGGGTTTCATCCTGCAAAAGACGAGGTTAAATCGATCTTCAGGACTCTTGCAAAAGATGGGCGTGAGCTTCTAACAGTTTACGAATCGATGAAGGTGCTTGCGGCGTATGATATACCCACAGTAAAAACCATGTTAGCGCATGATCCAGAAGAGGCTATCAAGATCGCGGATGAGATCGGCTATCCTGTGGCAATGAAGATCGTATCCCCACAGATCACACACAAGACGGATATCGGGTGTGTTAAACTCAATATCCAGACGCAGGAAGGGGTGAGAACTGCGTTTGAAGAGATTAACCGCAATGCAGGAGAACACAATCCAGATGCAACGATTCATGGTGTTGCGATCCAGTCGATGGTAACTGGTACTGGTTACGAGGTTATTATAGGATCGAAGCGGGATAAACTCTTTGGACCTGCCATATTATTTGGTGCAGGCGGCACGATGGTTGAGTACATCAGGGATCAAACGATCGGTTTTCCCCCTCTAAATCAGGCGCTGGCACACAGGATGATCGAGGATACAAGAATATCAAAGATTCTCAAAAATGGTTTTAGAGGAAGTCCCCCGGCAAATATCCGCCTGATCGAGGAGGCACTTGTCAAGATTTCATTCATGCTCATAGACTTTCCTGAGATCGAAGAGATGGACATAAACCCGATCCATGTCAATGATACCTCCCTTCTTGCACTTGATGCGCGAATTTTGATCAACCCTGGAAAGGTTAATATCAGTGTGCCACCTGGAAGCGATCTTATCATAAGCAGATGTCCCACCAAGTACAATCAGGAATGGACTTCACCTGCAGGAGATAAAATTTTCTTCAGAGCTATCCGTCCCGAGGATGAACCTCTGTGGCTTGAGATGGTAAGATCCTTCTCTGATGAGACGATACGCCAGAGGTTCTTTGCTCCCCTCTCTGAGATCGATCACCACATGGTAGTTCGATACTGTCACATCGATTACGACCGCGAGATTGCGATTGCGGCGTTTGTTGAAGGAGAGGAAGGATACAGGATGGTTGGCGTGGGTCGCGTGGTCATACTCTCGGATGAAAATACAGGTGAGTTTGGTATGGCGATACGTGATGAATATCAGGAAAGAGGTATCGGCAATAAGTTAGTTGACATAATGATCGAGATTGCCAGGGATTTCAGGTTAAGGACGATTATAGGCGATGTGCTTGCCGATAATCACCGTATGTTGAAGATCGCAGAGGATAAAGGATTCAAGATAAAACGCCATGAAGACCCCAGTTTGAGAAGGGTGGTACTTAATCTATGA
- a CDS encoding archaeal serine protease: MGKVTSFLLVLLVISVGFNIYLVQNQNSDTISALQDRITSLEEQNRHLTMELYQTNLSLQQARRQLSFYRDEIAELKSKISANNVPGEVGTARLDAPAVLRRVEYSGEFPFMTQQIIEEGTMMEVTVEIKPGKGRVLVETEPLMGVVFQDAANNAVAAAENYLGCDLSGSDVIFSVEAEAEVPEVDGPSAGALMTTLVVAAVENITLPEDITMTGTISPDGHVGEIGGVIEKAKASKAAGKRILMLPEENAHIVRYEAVKKQYGGLTVITQKPVIIDTEEYIEENVGIDVVYVDSLKEIFDVING, translated from the coding sequence ATGGGCAAGGTAACATCATTTCTTCTCGTACTGCTTGTTATATCCGTTGGATTCAATATTTATCTGGTTCAGAATCAAAATAGTGATACAATTTCGGCCCTCCAGGATCGGATAACCTCACTTGAAGAACAGAACAGACACCTCACAATGGAGCTTTATCAGACCAACCTCTCACTCCAGCAAGCAAGAAGACAGCTTTCATTCTACAGAGATGAGATTGCAGAGCTTAAGAGTAAGATAAGCGCTAACAATGTCCCAGGTGAGGTGGGCACAGCGAGGCTTGATGCTCCAGCTGTGCTGCGCAGGGTTGAGTACAGCGGCGAGTTTCCATTTATGACCCAGCAGATAATTGAAGAAGGGACAATGATGGAGGTTACTGTTGAAATCAAGCCAGGTAAGGGGCGTGTGCTTGTTGAGACAGAACCGCTCATGGGTGTTGTATTTCAGGATGCAGCAAACAACGCAGTTGCCGCAGCCGAGAACTATCTCGGGTGTGATCTATCAGGGAGCGATGTGATCTTCTCGGTTGAGGCAGAGGCAGAGGTCCCTGAGGTTGATGGTCCAAGTGCTGGTGCGCTCATGACAACACTTGTCGTAGCTGCAGTTGAGAACATCACACTCCCTGAGGATATCACGATGACAGGGACGATAAGCCCCGATGGACATGTTGGTGAGATCGGCGGCGTCATAGAAAAGGCTAAAGCCTCAAAAGCGGCTGGAAAGCGCATCCTGATGCTGCCAGAGGAGAATGCTCACATTGTGAGGTATGAAGCGGTCAAAAAGCAGTATGGTGGACTCACGGTTATCACACAGAAGCCTGTAATCAT
- a CDS encoding plasma-membrane proton-efflux P-type ATPase — MKDDSGESEASVTGLSEDEAAKRIEKFGYNEIPEKKVHPLLKFLSYFWGPIAWMIEIAAILSAIIGDWTDFVIILVLLLLNGVVGFWEEHKAENVVALLKQKLAIRSMVLRDGKWRDIPARELVPGDIVRVKIGEIIPADLKLIEGGYLTVDESALTGESLPVEKRAGDIAYSGSVVTRGEMLAVVTATGSDTFFGRTVQLVEEAGTVSSFQKMVIKVGDYLIIMALILISFTFIVAIYRGESLLEMATFALVLMVAAIPAALPAVLSITMAVGALNLARKSAVVTKLVSIEELAGVDVLCADKTGTLTMNQLTTGDPVTFNGYTDEELALYAALASEGEDAIDKAILKLVDELKVEDKVKEYRQVSFTPFDPVIKRTEAEVSDGEDFKVTKGAPQVIIGLCGGNLEAERVVEDFAAEGYRSIAVARTKEGKWELVGIIPLFDPPRPDAPSAIEEIKDLGVKVKMLTGDNIAIARHIAEILNLGRNILPIRDILKLKREAEVEHLIEEADGFSEVFPEHKYRIVGYLQKRGHLVGMTGDGVNDAPALKRADCGIAVAGATDAARAAAGVVSLEPGISIIRDAIEEARRIFQRMESYVIYRITETIRVLFFIVFAILIFNFYPITALMIVLLAVLNDAPILAIAYDNVKKLKEPARWDLEKIILLSTLLGFVGVISSFLLFYIGDKILLLGRPELQSFIFLKLAVAGHLTIFVTRKRDRLWKKPYPGGILFWSAIATKILATLIVVYGILVTPIGWKLAGLIWGYAIVWMLIADQAKMMAIRRLGEF; from the coding sequence ATGAAAGATGATAGCGGAGAATCTGAAGCTTCAGTGACTGGATTATCTGAGGATGAAGCTGCAAAGCGAATCGAGAAGTTCGGGTACAATGAGATACCTGAAAAGAAGGTGCACCCACTTTTGAAGTTTCTTTCTTACTTCTGGGGGCCAATCGCATGGATGATAGAGATTGCTGCAATTCTCTCGGCTATAATCGGCGACTGGACAGATTTTGTGATAATCCTTGTGCTTCTCCTTCTAAATGGAGTCGTGGGGTTTTGGGAGGAGCATAAAGCTGAGAATGTCGTCGCACTTTTGAAACAGAAGTTAGCGATTCGATCCATGGTATTGAGAGATGGTAAGTGGCGAGATATTCCTGCAAGGGAGCTTGTACCAGGGGATATTGTCAGGGTAAAGATTGGAGAGATCATACCCGCCGATCTCAAACTCATCGAGGGTGGATATCTCACTGTTGATGAGTCAGCCCTGACCGGTGAATCGCTCCCAGTTGAAAAGAGGGCTGGTGATATCGCATATTCAGGTTCGGTTGTTACAAGAGGGGAAATGTTAGCTGTTGTTACAGCCACAGGATCTGATACATTCTTTGGAAGGACGGTTCAGCTCGTGGAAGAGGCGGGAACGGTGAGTTCATTCCAGAAGATGGTAATAAAAGTCGGAGATTACCTCATCATCATGGCGCTGATCCTGATCTCCTTCACATTCATTGTTGCAATCTATCGTGGGGAGAGCCTGCTTGAAATGGCAACATTCGCACTTGTTCTGATGGTTGCAGCGATTCCCGCAGCACTGCCCGCGGTTTTATCGATAACGATGGCCGTTGGCGCCCTCAACCTCGCAAGAAAAAGTGCCGTTGTGACAAAACTCGTCTCGATAGAGGAGCTTGCAGGGGTTGATGTTCTCTGTGCCGATAAGACCGGGACGCTCACGATGAATCAGCTAACCACCGGGGATCCTGTAACCTTCAACGGCTACACAGATGAAGAACTCGCGCTCTATGCAGCCCTTGCCTCAGAAGGAGAGGATGCGATAGATAAGGCGATTCTAAAGCTTGTGGATGAGCTGAAAGTGGAAGATAAAGTCAAAGAGTACAGGCAGGTATCTTTTACCCCGTTTGATCCTGTGATAAAAAGAACAGAGGCAGAGGTATCAGATGGTGAAGATTTTAAGGTCACAAAAGGTGCTCCACAGGTGATTATTGGATTGTGCGGGGGTAATTTAGAGGCTGAGAGGGTGGTTGAGGATTTTGCAGCAGAAGGATACAGGTCGATCGCTGTTGCAAGAACTAAAGAGGGTAAATGGGAGCTTGTTGGGATCATACCGCTATTTGATCCTCCGAGACCAGATGCACCCTCTGCGATCGAAGAGATCAAGGATCTCGGCGTTAAAGTCAAGATGTTGACAGGAGATAACATTGCCATCGCAAGACACATCGCAGAAATTCTCAATCTCGGTAGAAATATACTCCCGATAAGGGATATCCTGAAGTTAAAGCGGGAGGCAGAGGTTGAACACTTGATAGAGGAGGCTGATGGCTTTTCAGAGGTCTTTCCTGAGCACAAATACCGCATAGTTGGTTATCTCCAGAAGCGCGGACATCTTGTTGGGATGACAGGAGATGGAGTCAATGATGCCCCTGCACTCAAGCGGGCAGACTGTGGTATCGCGGTCGCAGGGGCAACAGATGCTGCAAGAGCCGCTGCAGGGGTTGTATCACTTGAACCAGGGATCTCGATCATCAGGGACGCGATAGAAGAGGCAAGAAGAATCTTTCAGCGTATGGAAAGCTATGTCATCTACAGGATCACCGAGACAATACGGGTACTCTTCTTCATCGTATTTGCGATACTCATCTTCAACTTCTATCCGATAACAGCCCTGATGATCGTGCTTCTTGCCGTCCTGAACGATGCCCCGATACTCGCGATCGCGTACGATAACGTGAAAAAGCTCAAAGAACCCGCACGATGGGACCTTGAGAAGATAATCCTGCTCTCAACGCTTCTCGGGTTTGTAGGTGTTATAAGCTCATTTCTGCTGTTTTATATCGGCGACAAGATCTTACTTTTAGGAAGGCCAGAGCTCCAGTCATTCATATTCCTGAAGCTTGCGGTTGCAGGGCATCTGACGATATTTGTGACGAGAAAAAGGGATCGGCTCTGGAAAAAACCATATCCCGGTGGTATCCTCTTCTGGTCTGCCATTGCAACGAAAATTCTTGCAACGCTCATCGTCGTTTACGGGATACTTGTAACCCCGATTGGATGGAAATTAGCGGGGCTTATCTGGGGATATGCCATTGTATGGATGCTCATCGCAGATCAGGCAAAGATGATGGCTATACGAAGACTTGGGGAGTTTTAG